One Owenweeksia hongkongensis DSM 17368 genomic region harbors:
- a CDS encoding sodium-translocating pyrophosphatase, whose amino-acid sequence MNDWLLYLIPALGVVGIIVMLIKSAWVSKQDAGDANMKELAGYIADGAMSFLKAEWKVMSYFVIIAAILLGYSGTLVEHSSPVIAISFVIGAVLSALAGYIGMRIATKSNVRTTQAARTSLVQALKVSFTGGSVMGLGVAGLAVIGMGSLFIVFYNMFVPEGALMTGHEMKTAIEVLAGFSLGAESIALFARVGGGIYTKAADVGADLVGKVEAGIPEDDIRNPATIADNVGDNVGDVAGMGADLFGSYVATILATMVLGQEISSADNFNGMAPILLPMVIAGMGLIFSVISMLFVRISNENSSVQNALNIGNWSSIIMVVIASYPLCLWMLPESLSLRGYDFSNLDVFWAILVGSIVGALMSWITEFYTSMGKKPVNSIIQQSSTGHATNIIGGLAMGMQSTVIPILILAAGIISSYSFAGLYGVAIAAAGMMATTAMQLAIDAFGPIADNAGGIAEMSGLPEEVRGRTDNLDAVGNTTAATGKGFAIASAALTALALFAAFVGIAGIEAIDIYKAPVLAMLFVGGMIPFIFSSLAISAVGRAAMAMVHEVRRQFKEIPGIMEYKAKPEYEKCVEISTKASIREMMLPGAIALITPVLVGFGFKDVFPETSSAEMLGGLLAGVTVSGVLMGIFQNNAGGAWDNAKKSFEQGVEIDGKMEYKGSEAHKASVTGDTVGDPFKDTSGPSMNILIKLMSIVSLVIAPHLNTGEASHNMNGHAMSGDVQGSIMIVLQDGRVGSATVSEIEYASLEGDRIYELKFEMQTLGSPDQKDMTGFESAQVFVPGAASYLNGFITGSALVRSEAGEIPAIIEVTVTHDKVVSGRIHLR is encoded by the coding sequence ATGAACGACTGGTTACTTTATCTGATCCCGGCTTTAGGGGTTGTTGGAATCATTGTAATGCTTATTAAATCTGCCTGGGTATCTAAGCAAGATGCGGGAGATGCTAATATGAAAGAGTTGGCCGGCTATATTGCCGATGGAGCTATGTCTTTCCTTAAAGCAGAATGGAAGGTGATGAGCTATTTTGTAATTATTGCCGCTATTCTTTTGGGCTATTCCGGAACTTTGGTAGAGCACTCAAGTCCTGTTATCGCTATATCATTTGTTATTGGAGCTGTTCTTTCTGCTTTGGCAGGATATATAGGTATGCGTATCGCTACAAAATCTAACGTAAGAACCACCCAGGCTGCACGTACCAGTTTGGTACAAGCCCTCAAAGTTTCATTTACCGGAGGTTCGGTAATGGGCCTTGGTGTTGCCGGTCTTGCAGTAATTGGTATGGGGAGTCTGTTCATCGTATTCTATAATATGTTTGTGCCTGAAGGAGCATTGATGACGGGTCACGAAATGAAAACAGCCATTGAGGTATTGGCAGGGTTTTCATTAGGAGCTGAGTCTATTGCGCTTTTTGCCCGTGTGGGTGGTGGTATTTATACCAAAGCCGCTGACGTGGGTGCCGACCTTGTAGGTAAAGTAGAAGCTGGTATTCCTGAAGATGACATTCGTAATCCTGCAACTATTGCTGATAATGTGGGTGATAACGTAGGTGATGTGGCTGGTATGGGCGCTGACCTTTTCGGTTCTTATGTAGCTACTATTTTGGCAACAATGGTTTTGGGTCAGGAAATTTCATCAGCTGACAATTTTAATGGAATGGCACCAATCCTTTTACCAATGGTAATTGCAGGGATGGGACTTATCTTTTCTGTGATATCCATGTTGTTTGTTCGTATTAGCAATGAAAATAGCTCAGTACAAAATGCGCTAAATATTGGTAACTGGTCATCTATCATCATGGTGGTGATTGCTTCTTATCCACTTTGTCTTTGGATGCTTCCGGAAAGTCTTTCATTGAGAGGGTATGATTTCTCGAATCTTGATGTTTTCTGGGCTATTCTGGTAGGTTCCATAGTTGGTGCGTTGATGAGTTGGATTACCGAGTTTTATACCTCTATGGGTAAAAAACCAGTGAATAGTATTATTCAACAATCTTCTACAGGTCATGCTACCAACATTATCGGTGGTTTAGCCATGGGTATGCAGTCTACTGTAATTCCAATTTTGATTTTGGCTGCCGGTATTATTTCATCTTATTCTTTTGCAGGATTATACGGAGTGGCAATTGCCGCAGCTGGTATGATGGCTACTACCGCTATGCAGCTGGCTATTGATGCATTTGGCCCAATTGCGGATAATGCAGGGGGTATTGCTGAGATGAGTGGTTTGCCAGAAGAAGTTCGTGGACGTACAGATAACTTAGATGCTGTAGGAAATACTACCGCTGCTACTGGAAAAGGTTTTGCCATTGCTTCTGCTGCACTTACGGCCTTGGCACTTTTTGCCGCTTTTGTGGGTATTGCAGGTATCGAAGCAATCGATATTTATAAGGCGCCAGTTTTGGCAATGTTATTTGTGGGAGGGATGATTCCTTTCATCTTTTCGTCATTGGCAATTTCGGCTGTAGGCCGTGCGGCCATGGCTATGGTGCATGAAGTAAGACGTCAGTTTAAGGAGATTCCCGGCATTATGGAATACAAGGCTAAGCCTGAGTACGAAAAATGTGTTGAAATTTCTACCAAAGCATCTATTCGTGAAATGATGCTACCTGGTGCCATAGCTTTGATTACGCCAGTTCTTGTTGGTTTTGGTTTTAAAGATGTATTCCCAGAAACTTCTTCAGCAGAAATGCTTGGTGGATTGCTTGCCGGAGTTACCGTTAGTGGTGTGCTTATGGGGATTTTCCAGAATAATGCTGGTGGTGCCTGGGATAATGCCAAGAAATCATTTGAGCAGGGGGTAGAGATTGACGGTAAAATGGAATATAAAGGTTCTGAAGCACACAAAGCTTCTGTAACTGGAGATACTGTGGGTGATCCTTTCAAGGATACTTCCGGTCCTTCTATGAACATACTTATCAAATTGATGAGTATAGTTTCGTTGGTAATCGCACCTCATTTGAATACAGGAGAGGCTAGTCACAATATGAATGGTCATGCAATGTCGGGTGATGTTCAAGGATCTATAATGATAGTTCTTCAAGACGGAAGAGTTGGTTCGGCCACAGTTTCAGAAATTGAATATGCATCATTAGAGGGCGATCGTATTTATGAGTTAAAGTTTGAAATGCAAACTCTAGGATCTCCAGATCAAAAGGATATGACTGGTTTTGAGTCAGCTCAGGTTTTTGTTCCAGGTGCGGCTAGCTATTTGAATGGCTTCATTACGGGTAGCGCTTTGGTGCGAAGTGAAGCTGGTGAAATTCCAGCTATTATTGAAGTAACAGTGACCCATGATAAAGTGGTGAGTGGTCGAATTCATCTTCGATAA
- a CDS encoding pyruvate dehydrogenase complex E1 component subunit beta, with product MSRIIQFREAVAEAMSEEMRRDENVYLMGEEVAEYNGAYKASKGMLDEFGPKRVIDTPIAELGFAGISVGAAMNGLRPIVEFMTFNFSLVAIDQIINNAAKMYQMSGGQLNVPIVFRGPTASAGQLGATHSQALESWYANTPGLKVVVPSNPYDMKGLLKSAIRDNDPVLVMESEQMYGDKGEVPEEEYLVEIGKANVVREGKDVTIVSFGKILKEVYKAADKLAEDGVEAEVIDLRSVRPIDYATVLESVKKTNRMVFVEEAWPLGSIATEVTYVVQREAFDYLDAPVRRITTADTPMAYAPTLVEAFLPQVDQIIEAVNGVMYKK from the coding sequence ATGAGCAGAATAATTCAGTTTCGTGAAGCCGTGGCAGAAGCCATGAGCGAAGAGATGCGCAGAGACGAGAACGTATACTTGATGGGCGAAGAGGTAGCCGAATACAACGGTGCCTACAAAGCTTCAAAAGGTATGCTTGACGAATTTGGTCCTAAAAGAGTAATAGACACCCCAATTGCAGAGCTTGGTTTTGCAGGTATAAGCGTGGGTGCGGCTATGAATGGCCTTCGTCCCATAGTAGAATTTATGACCTTCAACTTTTCGTTGGTGGCTATTGATCAAATAATAAACAACGCTGCCAAAATGTACCAGATGTCTGGTGGGCAGCTTAATGTGCCAATCGTATTCCGTGGGCCTACGGCTTCTGCTGGTCAGCTAGGAGCTACACACTCACAAGCTTTGGAGAGCTGGTATGCCAACACTCCAGGTCTTAAGGTTGTGGTGCCTTCCAATCCTTATGATATGAAGGGGCTTTTGAAATCCGCTATCCGTGATAATGATCCGGTATTGGTGATGGAGAGCGAGCAGATGTATGGCGACAAAGGCGAAGTACCTGAAGAAGAATACTTGGTAGAAATTGGTAAAGCCAATGTGGTGCGCGAAGGAAAAGATGTAACCATCGTTTCTTTTGGTAAGATTTTGAAGGAAGTTTACAAAGCTGCTGATAAATTAGCCGAAGATGGTGTAGAAGCAGAAGTTATTGATCTTCGTTCTGTACGTCCTATTGACTACGCTACCGTGTTGGAATCTGTAAAGAAAACCAACCGTATGGTGTTTGTAGAAGAGGCCTGGCCTCTGGGTTCTATCGCTACAGAAGTAACTTATGTAGTGCAGCGTGAAGCTTTTGATTACCTAGATGCCCCAGTACGTAGAATTACCACTGCTGACACCCCAATGGCTTATGCACCTACTTTGGTAGAAGCATTTTTGCCACAGGTAGACCAAATCATAGAAGCCGTAAATGGTGTGATGTACAAGAAGTAG
- a CDS encoding deoxynucleoside kinase, which yields MHIAVSGNIGSGKTTLTELLAKHYHWEPEFEEVDNNPYLDDFYREMQRWSFNLQIFFLNSRLKQVKEIHDSGKNVVQDRTIYEDAHIFAPNLHAMGLMPSRDYENYLSLFHLMESFVKAPDLLIYLRASVPTLVGQIQQRGRDYENNIRLDYLNRLNERYEAWISSYDKGKLLVINVDENKFAHNPEHLGEIINRIDAELNGLF from the coding sequence ATGCACATCGCAGTATCCGGCAATATAGGTTCAGGAAAAACCACTCTTACAGAATTATTAGCAAAACATTACCATTGGGAACCTGAGTTTGAAGAGGTTGACAACAACCCTTACTTGGATGATTTTTACCGCGAAATGCAGCGCTGGTCTTTCAACTTGCAGATATTCTTCCTCAATTCTAGATTGAAGCAGGTAAAAGAGATTCATGACTCGGGCAAAAACGTGGTGCAGGATAGAACCATTTACGAGGATGCGCACATCTTTGCCCCCAACCTGCATGCTATGGGCCTTATGCCTAGCCGTGATTATGAAAATTACCTCTCGCTTTTTCACCTTATGGAATCGTTTGTAAAAGCACCCGATTTGTTAATTTACTTACGTGCATCCGTACCTACCTTGGTGGGGCAAATTCAGCAGCGTGGCCGCGATTATGAAAACAATATTCGTTTGGATTATTTGAATAGGCTAAACGAGCGCTACGAAGCTTGGATTAGCAGTTATGACAAAGGAAAGCTACTTGTTATAAATGTAGATGAAAACAAATTCGCTCATAACCCTGAGCATCTGGGAGAAATTATAAATCGCATAGATGCTGAGCTAAACGGACTTTTCTAA
- a CDS encoding GH3 auxin-responsive promoter family protein — protein sequence MKIDLVNSFISWRMKKRFHQIELFMKYPNEVQQEVLFTLLDTAKGTEWGKKYDFESITSYEEFKSRVPLHFYETLQPEVDRMRAGEQNITWPSEIRWFAKSSGTTDAKSKFIPVSQEAIEDCHFKGGKDLLSIYCNNNPETKIFSGMSLRLGGSSFINDHKNQSFYGDVSAIIIENLPFWVEMRTTPNNKISLMNEWESKIEAIANTTIQEDVSSLVGVPSWMLILARKVLEKTGATNLHEVWPNLEMYMHGGVNFNPYRKQFEEIIPQQNFSFVETYNASEGFFGIQDQANSEELLLMLDFGIFYEFIPMDKFCGEDSETIPLSEVEIGKNYAIVISTNAGLWRYILGDTVRFTSTLPYRIQVSGRTKHFINAFGEELIVENSESALHAACMATNAQVREYTAAPVYMSNNSNGAHEWLIEFTQTPSCSNTFNTVLDAKLKELNSDYEAKRHKDMALRPPVLHIARENLFYDWLKSKGKLGGQHKVPRLSNNRTHLEELLAMNSLQEVG from the coding sequence ATGAAAATCGATTTAGTCAACTCCTTTATTAGCTGGCGGATGAAGAAAAGATTTCATCAGATCGAGCTTTTCATGAAGTACCCCAATGAGGTACAGCAGGAGGTTTTATTCACGCTTTTGGATACTGCCAAAGGTACAGAATGGGGCAAGAAATACGATTTTGAAAGCATTACTTCTTACGAAGAATTTAAATCCCGTGTTCCCCTTCACTTTTATGAAACCTTACAACCGGAGGTAGACAGGATGCGTGCGGGTGAGCAAAACATCACCTGGCCAAGCGAAATTCGCTGGTTTGCAAAATCCAGTGGAACCACCGATGCCAAGAGTAAATTTATACCTGTAAGTCAGGAAGCCATTGAGGATTGCCACTTTAAAGGTGGCAAGGATTTGTTGAGCATTTATTGCAACAACAACCCGGAGACCAAAATATTTTCAGGGATGAGCCTTCGCCTCGGTGGCAGCTCATTTATCAATGACCATAAAAATCAAAGTTTTTACGGTGACGTATCAGCTATCATAATAGAAAACTTACCCTTTTGGGTAGAAATGCGAACCACTCCTAACAACAAGATTAGCTTGATGAATGAGTGGGAAAGCAAGATTGAAGCCATCGCAAATACCACTATTCAGGAGGATGTGAGCAGTCTTGTGGGTGTACCTTCGTGGATGCTTATTTTGGCAAGAAAGGTTTTAGAAAAAACAGGTGCTACCAATTTGCATGAAGTGTGGCCAAACCTTGAAATGTATATGCATGGTGGGGTAAACTTCAACCCATATCGCAAACAGTTTGAAGAAATTATACCTCAACAAAATTTCAGTTTTGTAGAAACCTACAATGCCTCAGAAGGATTTTTTGGCATTCAGGATCAAGCAAATAGCGAAGAGCTTTTACTAATGCTCGACTTTGGTATTTTCTATGAATTCATCCCGATGGATAAATTTTGTGGAGAAGACTCTGAAACTATTCCGCTAAGTGAGGTAGAAATCGGGAAGAACTACGCAATAGTAATTTCCACCAATGCCGGGCTTTGGCGCTACATTTTAGGTGACACGGTTAGATTCACTTCCACATTGCCCTACCGCATACAAGTTTCGGGTCGCACCAAGCATTTTATCAATGCCTTTGGTGAAGAGCTAATTGTAGAAAATTCTGAATCTGCCTTACATGCAGCTTGCATGGCTACCAATGCGCAAGTGAGGGAGTACACGGCTGCTCCGGTATATATGAGTAATAATAGCAATGGAGCGCACGAATGGCTCATTGAGTTTACTCAAACACCAAGTTGTTCAAACACGTTCAACACGGTACTTGACGCCAAACTAAAAGAACTAAATAGTGACTATGAAGCGAAGCGTCATAAAGACATGGCTTTGCGTCCACCGGTACTCCACATTGCTCGCGAAAACCTGTTTTATGATTGGTTAAAGTCAAAAGGAAAACTTGGTGGACAGCACAAGGTACCGCGCTTGAGCAACAATAGAACTCACTTGGAAGAGTTATTAGCCATGAACTCTTTACAAGAAGTAGGATGA
- a CDS encoding electron transfer flavoprotein subunit beta/FixA family protein encodes MKVLVCISHVPDTTSKINFTSDNKEFDKAGVQFVINPYDEFGLTRAIWLQEKQGATVTVLNVGRAETEPTLRKALAIGANDAIRIDADPTDGYFVAQQIAAVAKENNYDLIIAGRESIDYNGGQVPGMLAAMLNIPFINACMGLEVEGEKASLIREIDGGKEKISASLPLVVGGQKGLVEEKDLKIPNMRGIMSARTKPLAVRPAVDADHKTSVGSFEKPAPKSAVKMIDADNVEELVSLLHNEAKVI; translated from the coding sequence ATGAAGGTATTAGTTTGTATTAGTCACGTACCAGATACTACTTCCAAAATCAATTTCACAAGCGACAATAAGGAGTTTGACAAAGCGGGAGTACAATTTGTAATCAATCCGTACGATGAGTTTGGTTTAACCAGAGCCATCTGGTTGCAAGAAAAGCAAGGTGCTACGGTAACCGTGCTAAATGTAGGAAGAGCCGAAACCGAGCCTACTTTGCGTAAAGCTTTGGCCATTGGCGCCAATGATGCAATCCGCATTGATGCAGATCCAACTGACGGATATTTTGTAGCGCAGCAAATTGCAGCTGTAGCCAAAGAAAATAATTATGACTTGATCATTGCCGGTAGAGAATCTATCGATTACAATGGTGGCCAGGTGCCCGGTATGCTTGCCGCAATGTTGAATATTCCATTTATCAACGCCTGCATGGGTCTTGAGGTAGAAGGCGAGAAAGCTTCTCTTATCCGCGAGATTGATGGTGGTAAAGAAAAAATTAGCGCTAGCCTGCCATTAGTAGTTGGCGGACAAAAAGGTTTGGTTGAGGAGAAAGACCTTAAAATTCCAAACATGCGTGGTATTATGAGCGCACGTACTAAGCCATTGGCAGTGCGTCCAGCAGTAGATGCTGACCACAAAACAAGCGTAGGATCATTTGAAAAGCCAGCTCCAAAAAGCGCGGTAAAAATGATTGATGCCGATAACGTTGAAGAATTAGTAAGCCTGTTGCACAACGAAGCGAAGGTTATATAA
- a CDS encoding class I SAM-dependent methyltransferase, which produces MKNWEGLAQNDALWSILTDKKLRGEKWDKSQFFNSGKQEVENILAYLKEQQVQPVDFELVMDFGCGAGRISRALSQHFNKVVGVDASPTMITLAEKENEEFADKVSFKLNQVEDLGQFPDNSFSMTFTVITLQHIPSAQSVGFITEFIRLIKPGGLAVFQIPTKDVRKFSLMQRIRTFLRIRERLALIGIGKGFNMDMHPVSEGAINQLVKKAGGEIKLAVNTNQTEPDYNGDVKFLKDDEAASGYLSRLFVVTKS; this is translated from the coding sequence ATGAAAAACTGGGAAGGCTTGGCGCAAAATGATGCTTTGTGGTCTATCCTTACCGATAAAAAACTAAGAGGTGAAAAGTGGGATAAGTCTCAATTTTTTAACTCGGGGAAACAAGAGGTAGAAAACATTTTAGCTTACCTAAAGGAGCAGCAAGTTCAGCCCGTAGACTTTGAATTAGTAATGGACTTTGGCTGTGGTGCTGGTCGTATTTCACGCGCACTTTCTCAGCATTTTAATAAAGTGGTAGGAGTGGATGCCAGTCCTACTATGATTACCTTGGCAGAAAAAGAAAACGAAGAATTTGCCGATAAGGTTAGTTTTAAGCTTAATCAAGTTGAAGATTTAGGGCAATTTCCTGACAACAGCTTTTCAATGACCTTTACTGTAATTACGCTTCAGCACATACCTTCAGCGCAGTCGGTTGGTTTTATTACCGAATTTATACGATTGATAAAACCAGGAGGATTGGCCGTGTTTCAAATCCCTACTAAAGATGTTAGGAAATTTAGTTTAATGCAGCGCATCCGTACTTTCTTGAGAATAAGAGAGCGCCTTGCTTTAATTGGTATTGGAAAAGGTTTTAATATGGATATGCACCCTGTAAGTGAAGGTGCGATAAATCAATTAGTAAAGAAAGCCGGTGGAGAAATTAAGCTAGCTGTGAATACTAATCAAACTGAGCCAGATTATAATGGTGATGTGAAATTTCTGAAAGACGATGAAGCTGCATCCGGATATCTAAGCAGGCTTTTTGTAGTCACTAAGAGCTGA
- a CDS encoding DUF2797 domain-containing protein, translated as MQLNTTLSKMPAYINGQVHYLLKTDNDFLKINDCIGREFSIEFVGEKYCASCGNQFTDLYRMGFCKNCFFTSPMAGESIIRPELSRAHLDEEDRDLAFEKGYQLQEHVVYLANSGGLKVGVTRQQQVPTRWIDQGAAQAIILAKTSNRYEAGMIEVDMKNHVADKTAWQRMLKNEDAEVNLLEEKERLAGLLSADLQHFVCDDNEIHSMDYPVEHYPTKVKAINLDKNAEVKAVLQGIRGQYLIFEGGGVLNLRGHTGYRVKISF; from the coding sequence ATGCAATTAAATACAACACTTTCCAAAATGCCCGCTTACATTAATGGGCAGGTTCATTATCTATTAAAGACAGACAATGACTTTCTGAAAATAAATGACTGCATAGGTCGTGAATTTTCTATTGAGTTTGTTGGTGAAAAATATTGTGCGTCTTGTGGTAATCAATTTACGGATTTGTATCGAATGGGATTTTGTAAAAACTGCTTTTTTACGAGCCCTATGGCAGGTGAAAGTATTATTCGCCCTGAGCTTAGCCGTGCCCACTTAGATGAAGAAGATAGGGATTTAGCTTTTGAAAAAGGCTATCAGCTTCAGGAGCATGTGGTCTACCTGGCTAATAGTGGAGGTTTAAAAGTAGGAGTTACGCGCCAGCAGCAAGTGCCCACTCGATGGATTGACCAGGGTGCAGCACAAGCCATTATTCTTGCCAAAACCAGTAATCGCTATGAAGCGGGGATGATTGAGGTAGACATGAAAAATCATGTAGCTGATAAAACCGCTTGGCAGCGAATGTTGAAAAATGAAGATGCTGAGGTGAATTTGCTGGAAGAAAAGGAAAGATTGGCCGGATTGCTGAGTGCCGATTTACAGCATTTTGTGTGTGATGATAATGAGATTCATTCGATGGATTATCCAGTAGAGCACTATCCCACGAAAGTGAAAGCGATAAACTTGGATAAAAATGCGGAGGTGAAAGCTGTACTTCAGGGTATACGCGGGCAGTACTTAATATTTGAAGGTGGGGGAGTTCTTAATCTTAGAGGCCATACCGGTTACCGCGTGAAAATCTCATTTTAA
- a CDS encoding lysylphosphatidylglycerol synthase domain-containing protein, with protein sequence MNKAWLKSTLELLLKLVLIGIAVYFIFSKLQSTEYHGVFTYTWHDPYIYLSVFFALWVANLLFDAIIWQVVNNFVETISLKRAFKTNFICYALAFITPANSGELAGRYVMLNQKGDRQKTVFLTFWSHFPRFITKFLLGGSALLLLAYYESKITLTYALLGILLISVVLITIYLSILKIQKWLNERNAGKWDISKYILNNRPILSEKITLLFLSIGKYLSYNLQFIGLLAMWNPEILGIELFLSVIVFYFITALIPTFAAADFIIKGALAIYIFDSSLASEAELINASFIIWIFNIALPALFGTGIILKTNLLHSIKMRFSRGNRYGL encoded by the coding sequence ATGAACAAGGCCTGGCTAAAAAGCACTTTGGAATTATTGCTGAAATTGGTATTGATTGGAATAGCCGTCTATTTCATATTTTCAAAGTTGCAAAGCACCGAATACCACGGTGTTTTCACCTATACCTGGCATGACCCCTACATTTATCTTTCAGTATTTTTTGCCCTGTGGGTCGCCAACCTTCTGTTTGATGCTATCATTTGGCAAGTGGTCAACAACTTTGTGGAAACCATTAGCCTGAAGCGGGCCTTCAAAACCAACTTCATTTGCTACGCCCTGGCTTTTATCACACCTGCCAATAGTGGCGAATTAGCCGGAAGGTATGTAATGCTCAATCAAAAAGGTGATAGGCAAAAAACAGTTTTCCTCACATTCTGGTCGCACTTCCCACGGTTTATCACCAAATTTCTCCTTGGCGGAAGTGCATTACTTCTACTCGCTTATTACGAATCAAAAATCACTTTAACCTACGCTCTACTGGGGATACTACTAATCTCTGTAGTGCTCATCACCATCTATCTTTCCATTTTAAAAATTCAAAAATGGCTCAATGAGCGAAATGCAGGCAAATGGGATATTTCAAAATACATATTGAATAACCGACCGATTCTCAGCGAAAAAATCACCTTACTTTTTCTTTCTATTGGAAAATACCTGAGCTATAATTTGCAGTTTATTGGCCTACTAGCCATGTGGAATCCGGAAATTCTGGGCATAGAATTATTCCTATCCGTAATAGTTTTTTATTTCATCACAGCTTTGATTCCAACTTTTGCAGCGGCAGACTTTATTATAAAAGGAGCATTAGCCATCTATATTTTTGACAGCTCTTTAGCCAGCGAAGCTGAGCTTATTAACGCCTCCTTCATTATTTGGATTTTCAATATTGCCTTACCTGCCCTATTTGGAACAGGTATTATTTTAAAGACAAATCTTCTTCATTCTATTAAAATGAGATTTTCACGCGGTAACCGGTATGGCCTCTAA
- a CDS encoding O-antigen ligase family protein: MKPHTRYLVGEKIMYFSMIYFAAVLPFQFRALSPTIGIIGILLGWLISFRPKQALLCFKKNVPLWFVSGLYLLGALSYFYTEDKDTWGRLMVLKMPTLLLPLALGTSAKFGQKHYKHWLLTFAFSTALSCLVLFSIGLYRQALDPSQNYLYHQNFVAYHLIAVHYFTMYCSFAFIILLYYYLKARPKAFGKKVIFFLSLSALAAAIYVGAARMQIVTFLLISIIFITWYFGNKKSWKKLLIYQMIALGGIVGLALIIPGSQKRIIETYREWMVYEGKSDDYQTNHRVFIWRDAMKVIEQNPLQGVGLGSADNELNEYLKLETAKFWRGNRPYTLGETNYNYHNTYLQHWAALGILGLTFLVMAFLWPFIKMGKYSFLGYAMLFILGTSFITESMLERQAGTLFFAYFFAMLIANANNSFRPSALSDYKKPA; this comes from the coding sequence TTGAAGCCACACACCAGATACCTTGTAGGAGAGAAAATAATGTATTTCAGCATGATATACTTTGCTGCAGTACTGCCTTTTCAGTTCAGAGCACTATCTCCCACCATTGGTATTATTGGCATTTTGTTGGGTTGGCTGATTTCATTCAGGCCTAAACAGGCATTGCTCTGTTTTAAGAAAAATGTTCCGCTTTGGTTTGTTTCAGGACTTTACCTACTGGGGGCATTGAGCTATTTTTACACTGAAGACAAAGACACGTGGGGGCGCCTGATGGTATTAAAAATGCCTACTTTATTACTGCCTCTTGCATTAGGTACCTCTGCCAAATTTGGACAAAAGCACTACAAACATTGGCTCCTCACCTTTGCCTTTTCTACAGCATTGAGCTGTTTGGTTCTCTTTTCTATCGGGCTTTACCGCCAAGCTTTAGATCCCTCACAAAACTATCTTTATCATCAAAACTTTGTAGCCTACCACCTTATTGCCGTGCACTACTTTACCATGTATTGTAGTTTCGCTTTTATAATCCTACTCTATTACTATCTTAAAGCAAGACCCAAAGCTTTTGGCAAAAAAGTAATATTCTTTCTCTCACTTTCTGCTTTAGCAGCCGCTATATATGTAGGTGCGGCACGTATGCAAATTGTAACATTCTTATTAATATCTATCATATTTATCACTTGGTATTTTGGCAACAAAAAGAGCTGGAAAAAACTCCTAATTTACCAAATGATTGCGCTCGGGGGTATTGTTGGTTTGGCTTTAATCATACCCGGTTCTCAAAAAAGAATAATTGAAACTTACAGGGAATGGATGGTTTATGAAGGCAAAAGCGATGATTATCAAACCAACCACCGAGTATTTATATGGCGTGACGCGATGAAAGTGATTGAACAAAATCCTTTACAGGGCGTAGGTCTTGGCTCAGCAGACAATGAACTAAATGAATATTTAAAGCTGGAAACAGCCAAGTTTTGGCGCGGCAATAGACCTTATACTTTAGGAGAAACAAATTACAATTACCACAACACCTACTTACAACATTGGGCAGCTTTGGGAATACTTGGCCTCACCTTCTTAGTAATGGCCTTTCTCTGGCCTTTTATAAAAATGGGAAAGTATTCGTTTTTGGGGTACGCTATGCTCTTCATTCTGGGAACAAGTTTTATTACAGAATCGATGCTTGAAAGGCAAGCCGGCACACTTTTCTTTGCCTACTTTTTTGCTATGCTTATCGCAAATGCCAATAACTCCTTTAGGCCATCAGCTCTTAGTGACTACAAAAAGCCTGCTTAG